Proteins encoded together in one Psychrobacter sp. 28M-43 window:
- a CDS encoding heme lyase CcmF/NrfE family subunit, with protein sequence MLITELGYFALLAAFILAILQVVLPTIGVMRDHVAWQRLAPSLAWAQFAAMITSFAALMAGFYYNDFSLVYVTQHSNTLLPWYYKLSATWGGHEGSLLLWMTIMATWCALVSYFSRGLPLSMRARVLVILAGVQMMMLAMLIFTSSPFDRTLPNLPVDGADLNPVLQDFGLIIHPPMLYMGYVGMVVPFAFCMAALWEGRLDAVWTRWSRPWALAAWGFLTVGIALGSWWAYYELGWGGWWFWDPVENASLMPWLAGTALLHSLAVTEKRGVFKAWTIMLAIFAFALSLLGTFLVRSGVITSVHSFAADPTRGLVILVILGIIVGGGLLMFAIRGWRLTVESQYRLISRESFLVINNVIILISTLVVLLGTLYPIIADAFNLGQVSVGPPYFNALFVPLTWLLLVAMGMGSNIRWKQDSRPLLGAGMVIAVSSLVLAAIITYFTSPSAMLNIGVTLAVSFWVLLWMVVDFKDKTKNAPSRLNGLRQLRLSYWGQQTAHIGVIIAVIGIAFTSTLSIERDVALGPNDSVNVQGYDFTVKGFSEVKGSNFDATQAEVTVSKDGQEVTTLYPEKRNYIISMMPMTEAAIDANLMRDVYVALGEPIAEDSNEWAFRIYVKPLIRWIWLGALIMAFGALLSMLDNRYRIKKTKTPAQIAAKKSGFATVADLDTSATKIGER encoded by the coding sequence ATGTTAATCACAGAATTGGGTTATTTTGCCTTGCTGGCCGCTTTTATATTGGCGATTTTGCAGGTAGTACTACCAACCATTGGCGTCATGCGTGACCACGTCGCTTGGCAGCGTTTGGCGCCAAGTCTGGCATGGGCACAATTTGCGGCAATGATTACCTCATTTGCTGCGCTGATGGCAGGCTTTTATTACAACGATTTTAGTCTCGTCTACGTCACTCAGCATTCCAATACATTGCTGCCTTGGTATTACAAGCTATCGGCGACATGGGGCGGGCATGAAGGCTCGCTGCTATTGTGGATGACCATCATGGCCACTTGGTGTGCATTGGTTTCTTACTTTAGTCGTGGGTTGCCGTTGTCTATGCGTGCGCGAGTGCTGGTGATACTAGCAGGCGTGCAAATGATGATGCTAGCGATGCTTATCTTTACCTCATCGCCATTTGATCGCACATTACCCAATCTACCTGTTGATGGCGCGGATCTAAACCCTGTATTGCAAGATTTTGGTTTGATTATTCACCCGCCGATGCTCTATATGGGTTACGTAGGCATGGTTGTGCCATTTGCGTTTTGTATGGCAGCACTGTGGGAAGGGCGTTTGGATGCGGTATGGACACGCTGGTCGCGTCCATGGGCATTGGCCGCTTGGGGTTTCTTAACAGTCGGTATCGCGCTTGGCTCATGGTGGGCTTATTATGAGCTTGGCTGGGGCGGTTGGTGGTTCTGGGATCCGGTAGAGAATGCTTCATTGATGCCGTGGTTGGCAGGGACGGCGCTACTGCATTCACTTGCTGTCACCGAAAAACGCGGTGTATTTAAAGCATGGACAATCATGCTCGCAATCTTTGCTTTTGCGCTTAGCTTGCTTGGCACGTTCTTAGTACGTTCAGGTGTCATTACCTCGGTGCATTCATTTGCCGCTGATCCGACGCGTGGTCTAGTGATTCTAGTCATTCTCGGTATTATCGTCGGCGGTGGTCTATTGATGTTTGCTATACGTGGCTGGCGTTTGACGGTCGAGAGTCAGTATCGACTTATCTCACGTGAATCATTTTTGGTAATTAATAACGTTATTATTCTAATTTCAACCTTAGTGGTACTACTTGGTACGCTATATCCTATTATTGCTGATGCCTTTAACTTAGGTCAGGTATCTGTTGGCCCTCCATACTTCAACGCCCTGTTTGTGCCGTTGACATGGCTGCTACTGGTGGCGATGGGTATGGGCTCTAATATCCGCTGGAAACAAGACAGCCGCCCGTTATTGGGTGCTGGTATGGTTATCGCGGTGAGCAGTTTGGTATTGGCCGCCATTATTACCTATTTCACCAGTCCATCAGCGATGCTAAATATCGGTGTCACATTGGCTGTGAGCTTTTGGGTGTTGTTATGGATGGTTGTCGATTTCAAAGACAAAACAAAAAATGCACCAAGTCGCTTAAACGGTTTACGCCAGTTGCGTCTAAGTTATTGGGGTCAACAGACCGCTCATATTGGCGTCATCATTGCGGTCATCGGCATTGCATTTACCAGTACGTTAAGCATTGAGCGTGATGTGGCATTAGGGCCTAATGACAGTGTCAATGTGCAAGGCTATGACTTTACGGTAAAAGGTTTTAGTGAAGTAAAAGGCAGTAACTTTGACGCTACGCAAGCAGAAGTAACAGTCAGTAAAGACGGTCAAGAAGTGACCACGTTATATCCTGAAAAGCGTAACTATATTATCAGTATGATGCCGATGACAGAGGCTGCGATTGATGCCAATCTGATGCGCGATGTCTACGTAGCACTTGGTGAGCCGATTGCTGAAGATAGCAATGAATGGGCTTTCCGTATCTATGTCAAACCGCTTATCCGCTGGATATGGTTGGGCGCGCTTATCATGGCGTTTGGCGCATTGCTCAGTATGCTAGACAATCGTTACCGTATCAAAAAAACCAAAACACCTGCGCAAATCGCGGCCAAAAAATCAGGCTTTGCGACGGTTGCAGATTTGGATACGTCAGCTACAAAGATAGGGGAGCGTTAA
- a CDS encoding lipid A biosynthesis acyltransferase, translated as MKAPEQFDPSKPSANSSVPPSMKQSAKSPAIPAGTPTITQNHKRTAQADNKPFQWQFLSPKNWGIWLLFLIMLPMIYLPLRWQFWLGRKLGILIYKAAGSRRRDTLINLKLAFPEKPEAERELMAKQVFVNQGIGVFETLCAWFRPDVFTRTVSISGLQHIVNAQNEQRPVILLGAHYTMLDLGGLLCAQFFPVDCMYRTQNNPLLDWFIYNGRTNIFGKQISSRDMRSLVTSIKAGHVIWYSPDQDYGLKQGVMAPFFGVPAATITASRRMAKLGSKAQPPAVMALHTYRQTPDNLPRGKRPHYHLTITPELDNYPSKDEVADATRVNEVLEGLIRIDPTQWMWFHRRFKHGPNGRTDIYK; from the coding sequence ATGAAAGCGCCAGAACAATTTGACCCTAGCAAGCCATCTGCCAATAGCAGCGTGCCGCCTAGCATGAAACAGTCGGCTAAGTCGCCTGCGATACCGGCTGGCACACCGACGATTACTCAAAATCATAAGCGTACAGCGCAAGCAGATAACAAGCCATTTCAGTGGCAGTTTTTATCACCAAAGAATTGGGGCATTTGGTTATTGTTTTTGATAATGCTACCAATGATATATCTGCCGTTACGCTGGCAGTTTTGGCTAGGTCGTAAGCTCGGTATATTGATTTATAAAGCTGCTGGCTCACGTAGACGCGATACGCTAATCAATCTGAAGTTGGCATTTCCAGAGAAGCCCGAAGCTGAACGTGAATTAATGGCCAAGCAAGTATTTGTCAATCAAGGCATTGGTGTGTTTGAAACGTTATGCGCTTGGTTCAGGCCAGATGTATTTACTAGAACTGTATCCATTTCGGGTTTACAGCATATTGTTAATGCGCAAAATGAGCAGCGACCAGTTATCCTGCTCGGTGCGCATTATACGATGCTAGATTTGGGTGGTCTCTTATGTGCGCAGTTTTTCCCTGTAGATTGTATGTATCGTACGCAAAACAATCCTTTATTAGACTGGTTTATTTATAATGGTCGTACCAATATATTTGGTAAGCAAATCTCTAGTCGTGATATGCGAAGCTTAGTTACCTCTATCAAAGCAGGACACGTCATTTGGTATTCTCCTGATCAAGATTATGGTCTCAAGCAAGGTGTCATGGCGCCATTCTTCGGTGTGCCAGCCGCGACGATTACTGCATCGCGTCGCATGGCGAAACTGGGTAGCAAAGCACAGCCGCCAGCTGTCATGGCACTGCATACTTATCGGCAAACACCTGACAATTTGCCGCGTGGTAAACGTCCCCATTATCATTTGACGATTACGCCAGAGTTAGATAACTACCCAAGTAAAGATGAAGTCGCTGATGCCACTCGGGTGAATGAAGTCTTAGAAGGACTCATTCGTATTGATCCTACACAGTGGATGTGGTTCCATCGCCGCTTCAAACATGGGCCAAACGGTCGTACTGATATCTATAAGTAA
- the rsmD gene encoding 16S rRNA (guanine(966)-N(2))-methyltransferase RsmD — MKKASNGRAPKNNRKAKSAAAGDVRIIGGQFKRRIVSFIDADGLRPTPDRLRETLFNWLLADIHDAHVLDSCAGSGVLGFEALSRGAAHTTFIEINPAQSNMLRQSAEQLRLEAAAYQIITGTAEQVLRQEQLTVRPFDIVFIDPPYAQDLWQPILTALITYTLINTETLIYLEADKDLSAQLKQLEASLNENLAPQSSATQQPIAFECLKQTKVGQVVAGLYRLSSS, encoded by the coding sequence ATGAAAAAAGCCTCAAATGGACGCGCACCAAAGAATAACCGTAAGGCGAAAAGTGCGGCAGCGGGTGATGTGCGCATTATCGGTGGTCAGTTTAAGCGCCGTATTGTAAGTTTCATCGATGCAGATGGCCTGCGTCCGACCCCAGATCGCTTACGGGAGACTTTATTTAACTGGCTACTCGCTGACATTCATGATGCGCATGTACTTGATAGCTGTGCTGGTAGTGGCGTATTAGGATTTGAAGCGCTATCTCGCGGCGCTGCCCACACGACATTTATCGAAATCAATCCAGCACAAAGCAACATGCTACGTCAGAGTGCTGAGCAATTACGTCTTGAAGCTGCTGCTTATCAAATCATCACTGGCACTGCTGAGCAAGTATTGCGTCAAGAGCAGCTGACTGTGCGCCCCTTTGACATTGTATTTATCGATCCACCTTATGCTCAGGATTTATGGCAGCCTATTTTGACTGCGCTTATTACCTATACCTTAATCAATACTGAAACACTAATTTATTTAGAAGCTGATAAAGATTTGTCAGCACAGCTTAAGCAATTGGAAGCGTCGCTAAATGAGAATTTAGCCCCCCAATCAAGCGCCACTCAGCAACCAATCGCTTTTGAATGCTTGAAACAAACCAAAGTCGGACAAGTTGTCGCTGGACTTTATCGTCTATCATCGTCATAA
- the rpsI gene encoding 30S ribosomal protein S9: MERNYGTGRRKTSTARVFLSKGTGSIVVNGKPLDEYFSRETSRMVVRQPLELLDSVNAYDLYVTVAGGGISGQAGAIRHGITRALIEADETLKPALKAAGFVTRDSRQVERKKLGLRKARKRPQFSKR; the protein is encoded by the coding sequence ATGGAACGCAATTACGGAACTGGTCGCCGCAAGACGTCTACTGCTCGTGTATTTTTATCAAAAGGTACTGGTAGTATCGTTGTTAACGGTAAGCCACTTGACGAATACTTCAGCCGTGAAACTTCACGCATGGTTGTACGTCAACCATTAGAACTACTAGACTCTGTTAACGCATATGACTTATATGTAACTGTTGCAGGCGGTGGTATTAGTGGTCAAGCTGGCGCAATCCGCCACGGCATCACACGTGCATTAATCGAAGCTGACGAAACTTTGAAGCCTGCCCTAAAAGCAGCTGGTTTTGTTACTCGTGATTCACGTCAAGTTGAACGTAAGAAACTGGGTCTACGTAAAGCACGTAAACGTCCACAGTTCTCAAAACGTTAA
- the rplM gene encoding 50S ribosomal protein L13: MKTLSAKPAEVTHDWYVVDADGKTLGRLATQIATRLRGKHKPSFTPHVDTGDFIVVINADKITVTGKKAQDKKYYRHSGYPGGIKETNFNKLLAHKPEDVLHKAVKGMLPKGPLGYAMIKKLKLYAGTDHPHTAQQPKELDI, translated from the coding sequence ATGAAAACACTTAGTGCAAAACCAGCTGAAGTGACCCATGACTGGTATGTCGTAGATGCTGACGGCAAAACCCTTGGTCGCTTAGCCACTCAAATCGCAACTCGCTTACGTGGCAAGCACAAGCCTTCTTTTACTCCGCACGTTGATACTGGTGACTTTATTGTTGTTATCAATGCTGACAAAATCACGGTAACGGGTAAAAAAGCACAAGACAAAAAGTACTATCGTCACAGTGGCTACCCAGGTGGTATTAAAGAAACCAACTTCAATAAGTTGCTTGCACATAAGCCTGAAGATGTTCTACACAAAGCAGTTAAGGGTATGCTTCCAAAGGGCCCTCTTGGCTATGCGATGATCAAGAAGCTGAAACTTTATGCGGGTACTGATCATCCACATACTGCACAGCAACCTAAAGAACTAGACATCTAA
- a CDS encoding DsbE family thiol:disulfide interchange protein, with product MTTSNNEPDKKAQQEVVNDPKVASSNKVKTKKKLKIGFLIPLVIFIGLVAMLYMRLGKPTDIVTNTALERPVPAFELPLLSDTSRIMTNDNLPDKPFLMNIWGSWCPTCIIEHPFLMKLEERGVNLVGVNYKDDIGDALGYLNRGGDPFSMSIQDLSGQFALDLGLTGAPETFIVDGDGIIRQHIIGEINESNWQSRITPCLMVLNDASNNGVSPDPSQVAEACK from the coding sequence ATGACTACCTCAAACAATGAACCTGATAAAAAAGCTCAGCAAGAGGTTGTCAACGACCCTAAAGTTGCGAGCAGCAATAAAGTAAAAACTAAGAAAAAACTTAAAATTGGGTTTTTGATTCCGCTGGTTATCTTTATTGGTTTGGTCGCTATGCTCTATATGCGTTTGGGCAAACCGACTGATATCGTGACCAATACAGCGCTTGAGCGTCCAGTACCTGCTTTTGAGTTGCCATTATTATCAGATACCAGTCGTATCATGACCAATGACAACTTGCCAGATAAGCCATTCCTCATGAATATTTGGGGCTCCTGGTGTCCAACTTGTATCATTGAGCATCCTTTTCTAATGAAACTAGAAGAGCGCGGTGTTAACTTGGTGGGCGTAAACTACAAAGATGATATTGGTGATGCGTTAGGGTATCTGAATCGCGGTGGCGACCCGTTCTCTATGTCTATTCAGGACTTGTCAGGGCAGTTCGCTCTTGACTTAGGTCTGACTGGTGCGCCTGAGACTTTCATCGTTGATGGTGATGGAATTATTCGTCAGCATATCATCGGTGAGATCAATGAGAGCAATTGGCAAAGTCGTATCACGCCTTGCTTGATGGTGCTCAATGACGCTAGTAATAATGGTGTCAGTCCAGATCCAAGCCAAGTTGCGGAGGCGTGCAAATGA
- a CDS encoding cytochrome c-type biogenesis protein codes for MIAYQIRKATIKLASLFIACLLSMASFAAIDVYDFDSVQQEAQYRGLIEELRCPKCQNQNLAGSDAPIAQDLKQKTYDLIKDGRSDGEIRAYMQERYGDFISYKPPVRPSTWILWFFPPLLLIVLLVGWFWQSKRRQLVASGESGVAVDNHVKALSAAEKAELDRLLSRANNDDKDDTTSLGGKK; via the coding sequence ATGATAGCCTACCAAATAAGAAAGGCGACCATAAAGTTAGCAAGCTTGTTTATCGCTTGTCTATTGAGTATGGCAAGCTTTGCTGCCATTGATGTCTATGATTTTGACTCTGTGCAACAAGAAGCCCAGTATCGCGGTCTCATCGAAGAGCTGCGCTGCCCGAAATGTCAAAACCAAAACTTGGCAGGGTCTGATGCGCCAATTGCGCAAGACTTAAAGCAAAAAACCTATGATTTGATAAAAGATGGTCGTAGTGATGGCGAAATCCGAGCCTATATGCAAGAGCGTTATGGCGACTTTATCAGTTATAAGCCACCAGTACGTCCTTCAACATGGATTTTATGGTTTTTCCCGCCATTATTATTAATCGTTTTATTAGTCGGTTGGTTTTGGCAAAGTAAACGCCGTCAGCTTGTCGCCAGCGGCGAGAGTGGTGTAGCAGTAGACAACCACGTTAAAGCGTTGTCTGCCGCTGAAAAAGCAGAACTTGATCGCTTATTGTCACGAGCCAATAACGATGACAAAGACGACACTACAAGCCTTGGGGGCAAAAAATGA
- the mrdA gene encoding penicillin-binding protein 2 gives MNKPITPNTEQVNSTFTNRIIIFGIIILIGLGGLITRYGYLQVYAHDQYTTQADNNRIKLISAPPSRGYIYDRNGVILADNQPVFTAMLSPDEVENPERTLHLLAPIFDLTDTDITDILARLSKNKNDPVTIKIDLTEAQLAQFSERKPFFRGVSIQSKLTRSYPYDELFAHVIGYVGRINDKESKRIDKDRYAGTDLIGKIGIEDYYEDILLGQPGYQSVETDAHGNILRQLDTKPPIAGNDITLSLDYGLQTIAQQQLDGRRGAIVAIDPKNGDVLAFVSNPSYDPNPFISGISFKDYDDLREDLDQPLYNRALQGTYPPGSTIKPFEGLGGIHYGLRDWNSTIYDPGYFSLPGDTHRFRDWKRGGHGTVDLKKSIAMSVDTYYYKLAYEMGIQRLHDWMVRFGFGEDTGIDLPNEKSGIMPSPKWKKDTYDKDWLPGETISVSIGQGYFLATPLQIANATAMTASKGQHITPHLLKSSDGAADVKIITKPDGKIDYNGKPSDWLRMHDAMESVVENGTGRGIYTPRYRIAGKTGTAQVKSIAQGKRYDKSAIDKRHWDHAWFNGFAPVEDPQIALAVLVENGGGGSAVAAPIGRALFDYWVLQRKTDPVLPPSADELKVIKRQKAFEKAMRDAIRDKEAKALEEKEAAEAEAAAATSE, from the coding sequence ATGAATAAACCGATAACTCCCAATACCGAACAGGTCAACAGTACCTTTACCAATCGTATTATCATCTTTGGGATTATAATATTGATTGGTTTGGGCGGTTTGATAACACGTTATGGGTATTTGCAAGTCTACGCTCATGATCAGTACACAACGCAAGCCGATAACAACCGTATCAAACTGATATCTGCGCCGCCTAGTCGTGGGTATATTTATGATCGTAACGGGGTAATACTGGCAGACAACCAGCCAGTCTTTACAGCGATGCTCAGCCCTGATGAGGTCGAAAACCCTGAGCGCACGTTGCATCTACTCGCGCCGATTTTTGATTTAACCGATACAGATATCACTGATATCTTGGCGCGTCTAAGTAAAAATAAAAATGACCCTGTGACGATTAAGATTGATTTAACAGAAGCACAGTTGGCTCAGTTTAGTGAACGTAAGCCATTCTTCCGTGGGGTCTCTATTCAGAGCAAGCTTACGCGCTCTTATCCTTATGATGAACTGTTTGCTCATGTCATCGGCTATGTCGGACGTATCAATGACAAAGAGTCAAAGCGTATTGATAAAGACCGTTACGCTGGTACTGACTTGATTGGTAAGATTGGTATCGAAGATTACTACGAAGATATTTTGCTTGGGCAACCGGGTTATCAATCGGTAGAAACAGACGCACATGGCAATATTTTACGCCAGCTGGATACCAAGCCGCCGATAGCGGGTAACGATATTACGTTGAGCTTGGATTACGGTTTGCAAACCATCGCCCAGCAGCAACTTGATGGACGCCGCGGTGCAATCGTTGCTATAGACCCAAAAAACGGTGACGTCTTGGCATTTGTTAGTAATCCAAGCTACGACCCTAACCCTTTTATATCGGGTATCTCTTTTAAAGATTATGATGATCTGCGTGAAGATTTGGATCAGCCGCTGTATAACCGTGCACTACAAGGTACCTACCCACCTGGCTCTACTATCAAGCCATTTGAGGGTTTGGGCGGTATTCATTATGGTCTACGCGATTGGAATAGCACCATCTATGACCCTGGTTATTTTAGCTTACCTGGTGACACGCATCGATTCCGCGACTGGAAACGTGGCGGTCATGGTACGGTAGATCTAAAAAAATCCATCGCGATGTCGGTCGATACTTATTATTATAAGTTGGCTTATGAGATGGGCATTCAGCGTCTGCACGATTGGATGGTACGCTTTGGTTTTGGTGAAGATACTGGTATTGATTTACCTAATGAAAAATCAGGCATCATGCCATCACCAAAATGGAAAAAAGACACTTACGATAAAGACTGGCTACCGGGCGAAACGATCTCGGTCAGTATTGGACAAGGGTATTTCTTGGCCACACCGCTACAGATTGCCAACGCTACAGCCATGACAGCCAGTAAAGGTCAGCACATTACTCCGCATTTATTAAAGAGCAGTGACGGTGCTGCGGACGTCAAAATCATCACTAAGCCAGATGGCAAAATCGACTACAACGGTAAGCCGTCCGACTGGTTGCGTATGCATGATGCGATGGAAAGCGTGGTAGAAAACGGTACAGGACGCGGTATCTATACCCCGCGCTATCGTATCGCTGGTAAAACAGGTACCGCACAGGTGAAATCTATCGCGCAGGGCAAACGCTATGACAAATCAGCGATTGATAAGCGCCACTGGGATCACGCTTGGTTTAATGGTTTTGCCCCAGTAGAAGACCCGCAGATTGCCCTTGCGGTATTGGTCGAAAATGGCGGCGGTGGTAGTGCTGTTGCAGCACCTATTGGCCGTGCTCTATTTGATTACTGGGTATTACAACGTAAGACAGATCCTGTGCTGCCACCTTCTGCTGATGAGCTAAAAGTCATTAAACGCCAAAAAGCTTTTGAAAAAGCGATGCGTGATGCCATTCGCGATAAAGAAGCAAAAGCGTTAGAAGAAAAAGAAGCCGCGGAAGCTGAAGCGGCAGCAGCGACGTCTGAGTAA